In the Tribolium castaneum strain GA2 chromosome 1, icTriCast1.1, whole genome shotgun sequence genome, one interval contains:
- the LOC107397674 gene encoding uncharacterized protein LOC107397674: MTDFKDPFIMLRRIFIDVNSYKITKLCDFTVITFHSLVLCLQLYYMIRHFDVNLSIKYGPITAFFLFMTVSAVLSGALSQDIFRAVAFFEKISWSLDVIRKEARIKLERKCQVINTCISCILLFSSTTMVINLPFCENQRYFFISNQVFEEYFGKWSVLLNVFYYSGVPYLGYHSVKPCFVFVYAILEIQLQFSLIEEYLLQTYETDYLESGEHLEDTQYQREIGEALRRCITHHVQLKKLIDMMVDIVLMYMPFFLVLGVFLLITCFAFIINFADTTTNTVKVQAFMFVVTALCNTVLFCWNGQQLIDVTNSIFLTLGGAPWYHWNVENIKILLMFITNCTKNDSIVLAGICLDYKMFVSVFRISVSYALVLFNLRKRSLV; this comes from the exons ATGACCGATTTTaaag ATCCTTTTATTATGTTGAGGAGAATATTTATTGATGTCAACAGTTACAAGATAACAAAACTTTGCGACTTTACTGTTATTACATTTCATTCGCTTGTTCTTTGTTTACAGCTATATTACATGATCAGACATTTCGACGTAAATCTTTCGATCAAATATGGACCAATAACagcatttttccttttt ATGACTGTGTCGGCGGTTCTGTCTGGAGCTTTGTCTCAGGACATTTTCAGAGCAGTagcattttttgagaaaattagtTGGTCACTTGATGTTATAAGAAAAGAAGCTCGAATTAAGCTCGAGAGAAAATGTCAAGTGATAAACACTTGCATTTCATgcattttgttgttttcttcGACTACAATGGTTATCAACTTGCCGTTTTGTGAAAACCAgagatattttttcatttctaatcAAGTTTTCGAGGAGTATTTTGGCAAATGGTCGGTTttgttaaatgtattttattacagtGGCGTGCCATATTTAGGCTACCATTCAGTGAAGCCGTGTTTTGTTTTCGTTTACGCAATATTAGAAATCCAGCTACAGTTCTCCCTCATTGAAGAATATTTGCTACAAACGTACGAGACTGATTATTTGGAAAGTGGGGAACATTTAGAAGACACTCAGTATCAGCGAGAAATAGGAGAAGCATTACGTCGTTGTATAACACAccatgttcaattaaaaaa gttAATCGATATGATGGTTGATATTGTACTGATGTACATGCCATTCTTCTTGGTACTGGGTGTGTTTCTTTTGATTACTTGTTTCGCGTTTATCATAAAT TTTGCGGACACTACGACCAACACTGTGAAAGTACAGGCATTTATGTTTGTCGTAACTGCTTTGTGTAACACTGTACTGTTTTGTTGGAATGGCCAACAACTTATAGATGtg acgaatagtatatttttaactttaggCGGAGCTCCTTGGTACCATTGGaatgttgaaaatattaaaattcttttaatgtTTATAACAAATTGTACCAAAAATGACAGTATTGTATTGGCTGGGATTTGTTTAGATTACAAAATGTTTGTTTCG GTCTTTCGAATTTCCGTCTCATATGCTTTAGTTTTGTTTAACCTTCGCAAACGTAGCCTCGTTTGA